One window from the genome of Yarrowia lipolytica chromosome 1B, complete sequence encodes:
- a CDS encoding uncharacterized protein (Compare to YALI0B15708g, similar to Saccharomyces cerevisiae GCD6 (YDR211W); ancestral locus Anc_8.420, similar to uniprot|P32501 Saccharomyces cerevisiae YDR211w GCD6 translation initiation factor eIF2b epsilon 81 kDa subunit) translates to MPPKKKNAKPQKSAIDKDFRLQAVILADSYQARFQPLTKDYPRCLLPLANTPLLEYTFEFLAKAGVCEVFLMCCSHADKIEEYIKTSKWSDSHSPFEIHTKKLTESMSVGDAMRDLDGTGSITSDFLLVSGDVVSNIDFTPVLEQHLQRKQDDKNAMMTMVLRQADAFHRTRSRIEPGLFVLNDKTSECLRYEELSLNNPTGSIDLDGELLNDDATLSIRNDLIDCHIDLCSIDVLAQFTENFDYSTLRSDFVKNILTSEILGKKIYAHIVTDAYAARVRSLQTYSAVTKDIVSRYSYPVVPDSNLMDDQTFSYQMGHIYKEKGVVLAQSCVIGSRSLVGRGTSVGERSMVKDTVIGRDCKISTNVNLVDSFIWSNVIIEDDVTVNGGLVADGAILKKGCSVGPGSIIGHGVTVEEGQKIEGTYLVLDAGESIPFDAIDDDDSDFDTDDEFNANVGSLVYNLKELNLSDTSINDHCYEDDENIRAVAPKKKTRRRLSSTVSNVSDNHEDEFQKEAIASLDRAFQDNHEIDIAALELGTLRMSSNVPYEEVRAASVKAINGYITRVLNMGVTDDHKVPTQKVWGKWAELFEKQVFEPADQIDLLNILLKDCSRRPVGNYILFAAVQSLYDADVLDEHVIVRWWHQQPEDVSPEIASVRTLLGKWVTWLEEAESESEEEDESD, encoded by the coding sequence ATGccccccaagaagaagaacgcCAAACCCCAAAAGTCGGCCATCGACAAGGACTTCCGTCTACAGGCAGTTATTCTCGCAGATTCCTATCAGGCTCGTTTCCAACCCCTCACCAAGGACTATCCTCGATGCCTGCTTCCTCTAGCCAACACTCCTCTGTTGGAATACACCTTTGAGTTCCTGGCCAAGGCGGGTGTCTGTGAGGTTTTCCTCATGTGCTGTTCGCATGCtgacaagattgaggagtaCATCAAGACATCCAAGTGGTCTGACTCGCATTCGCCATTTGAGATCCACACCAAGAAGCTGACCGAAAGTATGTCTGTTGGAGATGCCATGCGAGATCTCGATGGAACcggctccatcacctccgACTTTCTGCTTGTCTCTGGTGACGTAGTCTCCAACATCGATTTCACTCCTGTTCTGGAGCAGCATCTCCAGCGAAAGCAGGATGACAAGAACGCAATGATGACCATGGTTCTGCGACAGGCCGATGCCTTCCACCGAACCCGTTCCCGAATTGAACCAGGTCTGTTTGTGCTAAATGACAAGACCTCTGAGTGTCTGCGATACGAGGAGCTTTCTCTCAACAACCCCACTGGGTCCATTGATCTGGACGGAGAGCTGCTCAATGACGATGCCACTCTGTCTATTCGAAATGATCTCATTGATTGCCACATTGATCTGTGTTCCATCGACGTGCTGGCCCAGTTCACCGAGAACTTCGACTACTCTACCCTGCGATCCGACTTTGTCAAGAACATCCTGACCTCAGAGATTCTCGGTAAGAAGATCTACGCCCACATTGTCACCGATGCTTACGCTGCTCGAGTGAGATCACTGCAGACCTACTCTGCTGTCACAAAGGATATCGTGTCACGGTACTCTTACCCTGTCGTTCCTGACTCTAACCTCATGGATGACCAGACATTCAGCTACCAAATGGGCCACATTTATAAGGAGAAGGGTGTTGTGTTGGCTCAGTCGTGTGTCATCGGATCGAGATCATTGGTGGGAAGAGGAACCAGCGTGGGAGAGCGATCGATGGTTAAGGATACTGTTATTGGACGTGACTGTAAGATTTCCACTAATGTGAACTTGGTGGACTCCTTCATTTGGAGCAATGTTATCATTGAGGACGATGTTACTGTCAACGGTGGTCTTGTTGCGGATGGAGCCATTCTGAAGAAGGGCTGCAGCGTTGGACCTGGCTCTATTATTGGTCATGGCGTCACTGTGGAGGAAGGACAGAAAATCGAGGGCACGTATCTCGTTCTGGACGCTGGCGAGAGTATTCCATTCGACGCTattgacgacgatgacAGCGATTTCGACACGGACGACGAGTTCAACGCTAACGTCGGCTCTCTGGTTTACAATCTCAAGGAGTTGAACCTTTCTGACACCTCCATCAACGACCACTGCTACGAGGATGACGAAAACATCCGAGCGGTGGCtcccaaaaagaagacgCGACGGCGACTCTCTTCCACAGTTTCTAACGTTTCAGATAACCACGAGGACGAGttccagaaggaggctATCGCTTCTCTTGACCGAGCTTTCCAGGACAACCACGAGATTGATATCGCTGCTCTGGAACTTGGTACTCTTCGAATGTCTTCCAACGTGCCCTATGAGGAGGTTCGAGCTGCATCTGTCAAGGCCATTAACGGCTACATCACTCGAGTTCTCAATATGGGTGTCACCGACGACCACAAGGTGCCCACCCAGAAGGTGTGGGGCAAGTGGGccgagctgtttgagaagcagGTGTTTGAACCTGCCGACCAGATCGATTTGCTCAACATTTTGCTCAAAGACtgttctcgtcgtcctgTTGGCAACTACATTCTATTTGCTGCAGTGCAGAGTCTGTATGACGCTGATGTTCTCGACGAGCATGTCATTGTGCGATGGTGGCACCAGCAGCCCGAGGATGTGTCTCCTGAGATTGCCAGTGTGCGAACTCTGCTTGGTAAGTGGGTTACgtggttggaggaggccgagtccgagtctgaggaggaggatgagtCCGATTAG
- a CDS encoding uncharacterized protein (Compare to YALI0B15642g, similar to Saccharomyces cerevisiae PRP43 (YGL120C); ancestral locus Anc_6.132, highly similar to uniprot|P53131 Saccharomyces cerevisiae YGL120c PRP43 involved in spliceosome disassembly P7.5.f7.1) has protein sequence MEPVSKKPKTDEEEIVEDYEVEEYVPDNTLVELASGLTRLQTTADEGMKHEDGPNNMFNGKELSTKYFDILKVRRDLPVHVQRQQFLDTFHSTQIMVFVGETGSGKTTQIPQFVLFDDLPQLQGKMVACTQPRRVAAMSVAKRVADEMDVRLGEEVGYSIRFEDKTSPKTLLKYMTDGMLLREAMHDHNLSRYSCIILDEAHERTLATDILMGLIKQVAVRRPDLKIIVMSATLDAQKFQSYFNDAPLLAVPGRTHPVEIYYTPEFQRDYLESALRTVLQIHATEPEGDILLFLTGEEEIEDACRKLKLESDELTRESGCGPLKAYPLYGSLPPNQQQKIFDDAPPGGRKVIVSTNIAETSLTIDGIVYVVDTGFSKQKVYNPRIRVESLLVAPISKASAQQRAGRAGRTRPGKCFRLYTEDAFKKELNEQSYPEILRSNLASTVLELKKLGIDDLVHFDFMDPPAPETMMRALEELNYLTCLDDDGNLTELGRLASEFPLDPMLAVMLISSPDYYCSNEILSLTALLSVPNVFVRPNNDRKAADEAKNSFAHPDGDHLTLLNVYHAYRSDEAQADPNEWCYQNYLSLRSLQSADNVRAQLKRLMEKNGLELMSTPYEDRNYYTNIRKALTAGYFMQVAKKSSQGGKNSYTTVKDNQDVLIHPSSVLGQDSEWVIYNEFVLTTKNYIRTVTGIRPEWLLEIAPVYYDLDTFRKGDIKMSLERVYKKLEAKK, from the coding sequence ATGGAACCCGTGAGCAAAAAGCCCAAGACTGACGAAGAGGAAATCGTCGAAGACTatgaggttgaggagtATGTTCCCGACAACACCCTCGTTGAGTTGGCGTCTGGACTGACCCGACTCCAGACCACAGCCGATGAAGGCATGAAGCACGAAGATGGACCTAACAACATGTTCAACGGAAAGGAGCTGTCGACAAAGTATTTCGATATCCTTAAGGTCCGACGAGACTTGCCCGTCCATGTTCAGCGACAACAGTTCCTCGATACCTTCCACTCTACTCAGATCATGGTGTTCGTTGGTGAGACTGGATCTGGTAAGACTACCCAGATCCCTCagtttgtgttgtttgaTGATCTCCCTCAGCTGCAAGGTAAGATGGTTGCCTGTACGCAGCCCCGTCGAGTTGCAGCCATGTCTGTTGCCAAGCGTGTGGCTGATGAGATGGATGTGAGACTTGGCGAGGAAGTTGGTTACTCCATTCGATTCGAGGATAAGACCAGCCCCAAGACTCTTCTCAAGTACATGACTGATGGTATGCTTCTGCGAGAGGCCATGCACGACCACAACCTGTCTAGATACTCATGCATTATTCTCGATGAGGCCCACGAACGTACTCTGGCTACAGATATCCTCATGGGTCTGATCAAGCAAGTAGCTGTCCGACGGCCCGATCTTAAGATCATTGTCATGTCCGCCACACTGGACGCCCAGAAGTTTCAGTCGTACTTCAACGACGCTCCTCTCCTGGCTGTTCCCGGTCGAACCCACCCCGTCGAGATCTACTACACTCCCGAGTTTCAGCGAGACTACCTTGAGAGTGCTCTTCGAACTGTTCTCCAGATCCATGCCACCGAGCCCGAAGGAGATATTCTGCTATTCTTAACCGGTGAGGAGGAAATTGAAGACGCTTGCCGAAAGCTCAAGCTCGAGTCCGACGAGCTCACCCGTGAGTCTGGCTGTGGTCCTCTTAAGGCCTACCCCCTGTACGGCTCTCTGCCCCCCAACCAACAGCAGAAGATTTTCGACGACGCTCCTCCTGGAGGACGAAAGGTTATTGTCTCCACCAACATTGCTGAAACTTCGCTTACCATTGACGGTATTGTATACGTCGTCGACACCGGCTTCTCCAAGCAGAAGGTGTACAACCCTCGAATCCGAGTTGAGTCTCTGCTTGTGGCTCCCATCTCAAAGGCGTCTGCCCAGCAGCGAGCTGGCCGAGCTGGCCGAACCCGACCTGGTAAGTGTTTCCGACTCTACACCGAGGATGCCTTCAAGAAGGAACTCAACGAGCAATCCTACCCCGAGATTCTGCGATCCAATCTTGCCAGCACTgttctggagctcaagaagctgggcATTGACGATCTCGTTCACTTTGACTTCATGGATCCCCCTGCTCCCGAAACTATGATGCGAGCTCTGGAAGAACTCAACTACTTGACTTGTCTTGACGACGATGGAAACCTCACCGAGCTCGGTCGACTTGCTTCCGAGTTCCCCCTGGACCCCATGCTGGCCGTAATGCTCATCTCCTCACCTGACTACTACTGCTCCAACGAGATTCTGTCTTTGACTGCTCTTCTGTCCGTGCCCAACGTGTTTGTTCGACCCAACAACGACCGAAAGGCTgccgacgaggccaagaacaGCTTTGCTCATCCCGACGGTGACCATCTAACTTTGCTGAACGTCTACCACGCATACAGATCTGACGAAGCCCAGGCTGACCCCAACGAATGGTGCTACCAGAACTATCTGTCTCTGCGATCTCTGCAGTCTGCCGACAACGTGCGAGCTCAGCTCAAGCGActgatggagaagaatgGACTGGAGCTCATGTCCACTCCCTACGAGGACCGAAACTACTACACTAACATCAGAAAGGCTCTTACTGCCGGATACTTCATGCAAgtggccaagaagagtTCTCAGGGAGGCAAGAACTCTTACACCACCGTTAAGGACAACCAGGACGTGTTGATCCACCCCTCTTCGGTGCTTGGCCAGGACTCCGAGTGGGTGATTTATAACGAGTTCGTTCTAACCACTAAGAACTACATTCGAACCGTCACTGGCATTCGACCGGAGTGGCTATTGGAGATTGCTCCTGTCTACTACGATCTGGACACCTTCCGAAAGGGCGACATCAAGATGTCTCTCGAGCGAGtgtacaagaagctggaggcgAAGAAATAG
- a CDS encoding uncharacterized protein (Compare to YALI0B15620g, no similarity), whose amino-acid sequence MNINITPETPQTSSTAQGTSSNNAGSGNTRIQFSRGNSRSSGLRVPSLRGEDSEAAEDSDAEAPDARYSAGSSGRRRVDTHDKLWAEIDILNEVQRISQLTQSDKGFFGKAHSDAVNQLRQTQINLARALSNIDKRMDKYEIAEAGDIDTIKRTLFNPEHFEQVNHNVEQSFIKLQAVGEAMKEAHDRENWDES is encoded by the coding sequence ATGAACATTAATATCACGCCAGAAACGCCTCAGACGTCTTCCACGGCGCAAGGGACATCGTCCAACAACGCAGGCTCTGGGAATACTCGCATCCAGTTCTCTCGAGGCAACAGTCGAAGCTCAGGGCTACGGGTACCTTCCCTTCGAGGGGAAGACTCAGAGGCCGCGGAAGATTCAGATGCAGAGGCTCCTGATGCGAGGTATTCTGCTGGAAGCAGTGGAAGGCGACGTGTGGACACTCATGACAAGTTGTGGGCCGAAATTGACATTCTGAACGAGGTGCAACGCATCTCTCAACTCACACAGTCCGACAAGGGTTTCTTCGGCAAGGCCCACTCAGATGCAGTGAACCAGCTGCGACAGACACAAATCAATCTTGCACGTGCTCTATCTAACATCGATAAGCGAATGGACAAGTATGAGATCGCAGAGGCAGGCGATATCGACACTATTAAGCGAACACTTTTCAACCCTGAACACTTCGAGCAGGTGAACCATAACGTTGAGCAATCGTTCATTAAATTGCAGGCGGTAGGAGAAGCCATGAAGGAGGCTCATGACAGAGAGAACTGGGACGAGAGTTAG
- a CDS encoding uncharacterized protein (Compare to YALI0B15686g, similar to Saccharomyces cerevisiae RGD2 (YFL047W); ancestral locus Anc_8.4, weakly similar to uniprot|Q09697 Schizosaccharomyces pombe Hypothetical protein) — translation MSFQDSFWTKDYIGGVQTVYDKLQQGIQENQEVLNLVSSRITIEEGYGQRLQSVRSSHYASKVGFGRDEGATLKQAYEGMILDMSEEGYAHYRVASALDKNVRSPFAQWSEEHKLRVTTAWDTYHVRQRSYEKQLATTKSLQRSFFSKCAAMEDLTQESNVAFPTLPQSPKTDGSESIPGSTAASTPPSSSASAAEFDGGSKETQLGGETYSEAALKMIFTDMLKEIPLKSLKVPILGTYKRISTGDQIVMWLRKNMDMPSIAAAEKFGQDLLAQGYIRLVGQVGNRFGNASSLNYQWQDSVMAIIEGKTDASHEPKAEQTTSHLQPESHTASTTSTLSGYIKKFRNQPQTDPIQARAEMLQFEQRYKEEVEQLERLRFELEENILEVLSFFEKCELGRLAALKRVMQDFGEAISKGMEGTQTTAARVAVYHESIQPIKDIRYTVERYKTGHFSPNPTAYRGYEEKVSDEFFGVELERQALAEFEEGNAKQVPMFAQVLLTQLDSSYSVDDDLSKVWRSDAVSLKETHQLKRLVDTVTKLDARRLTSLKASEIIALLKLYLLELPDSVVSCNIYDLIRSAYSSNPSEGDSLTARLQKIESTLSQLPQVHVDTLEAIIKHLKRFIVMSKISDEDVDYIFTDLARVIIRPWTQSATTMNSKHGVKFLRDLVENGDKVFSSLDTKFLAQRNKKNRQRNVSSSEQNRKALAEARQQAIESATKSRNSSPRRQLDDTSSPGIPLSVALSPARKRSDSTGTPNGGTTGTPRSSRSHHQQTVRGSVDVDTPTRPRDRVGKTSAVSTPVVHQGTPMGQNTPSLPHPTIEVTGTSDTEEKDKEGPSKLTSPGRWERASKPSATSLDDADLSESPAIEHSAAGSLYDTIPKPIDTDIPETSREDNIPEDSSPLDDMITTYEAESRPTSSREAFENKTTVEDREVIEISDEESRPATKEAIPKPESVVPPVLEASPEIKTTVAAAEREDSPGFDFHDAEESMEYQ, via the coding sequence ATGTCATTCCAAGATTCGTTTTGGACAAAGGACTACATTGGCGGTGTACAAACCGTCTACGACAAGCTCCAGCAGGGCATCCAGGAGAACCAGGAGGTACTTAACTTAGTGTCGTCTCGAATCACGATTGAGGAGGGATATGGACAACGCCTTCAGAGCGTTCGAAGCTCACACTACGCCTCAAAGGTGGGGTTTGGACGTGACGAGGGAGCCACTCTGAAGCAGGCATACGAAGGAATGATTCTGGACATGTCCGAGGAGGGATATGCTCATTATCGGGTGGCTTCAGCTCTTGATAAGAACGTGCGGTCTCCATTTGCGCAATGGTCTGAAGAACACAAGCTGCGTGTAACCACAGCCTGGGATACGTACCATGTTCGTCAACGGTCCTATGAGAAGCAGCTGGCCACGACCAAATCTTTGCAGAGATCCTTCTTCAGCAAGTGTGCTGCGATGGAAGACCTGACCCAAGAGAGCAATGTCGCGTTCCCTACTCTACCACAATCACCCAAGACTGACGGTAGTGAGTCAATTCCAGGTTCTACAGCCGCTTCCACTCCTCCCTCTagctctgcttctgctgccgAATTTGATGGTGGCTCTAAGGAGACTCAATTGGGAGGTGAGACATATTCggaggctgctctcaagatGATCTTTACCGACATGCTCAAAGAGATCCCTCTCAAGTCTCTCAAGGTGCCCATCCTGGGAACCTATAAGCGGATTTCGACTGGCGACCAGATTGTCATGTGGCTGAGAAAGAACATGGACATGCCCAGCATCGCAGCTGCGGAGAAGTTTGGACAGGACCTGCTTGCACAGGGATACATTCGACTAGTTGGACAAGTTGGAAACAGATTCGGAAACGCTTCTTCTCTTAACTATCAATGGCAGGACTCCGTCATGGCTATTATTGAGGGTAAAACCGACGCTTCCCATGAGCCCAAGGCAGAACAGACTACTTCGCACTTGCAGCCCGAGTCTCACACTGCATCCACTACATCCACTCTTTCGGGATACATCAAGAAGTTCCGAAACCAGCCACAGACGGACCCTATTCAAGCCCGAGCAGAAATGCTGCAGTTCGAGCAGCGatacaaggaggaggttgagcaACTGGAACGACTGCGATttgagctggaggaaaaTATTCTAGAGGTTTTGTCTTTCTTTGAGAAATGCGAACTCGGGCGACTGGCTGCCTTGAAGAGAGTTATGCAGGATTTCGGAGAAGCCATTTCAAAGGGAATGGAAGGTACTCAGACTACAGCCGCGAGAGTTGCTGTTTACCACGAATCTATCCAGCCAATCAAGGATATTAGATATACCGTGGAGAGGTACAAGACGGGTCACTTCAGTCCCAACCCTACAGCCTACCGAGGATATGAAGAGAAAGTAAGTGATGAATTCTTTGGAGTCGAGCTGGAACGACAGGCCCTCGCTGAATTTGAAGAAGGTAACGCCAAGCAGGTACCCATGTTCGCTCAAGTGCTGTTGACGCAACTGGACAGCTCCTACTCTGTCGATGATGATCTATCAAAGGTTTGGAGATCAGACGCTGTTTCTCTCAAGGAAACCCACCAGCTGAAGCGGCTTGTTGACACTGTAACCAAGTTGGATGCGCGTCGCCTAACCAGTCTCAAGGCCAGTGAGATCATTGCTCTTCTCAAACTCTATCTCCTGGAGCTCCCTGACTCCGTGGTTTCCTGCAACATATATGACCTTATTCGATCTGCGTATTCTTCGAATCCTTCTGAGGGGGACAGTCTTACAGCTCGACTTCAAAAGATCGAGTCCACACTTTCTCAGCTCCCCCAGGTTCATGTGGATACTCTTGAGGCAATCATCAAGCACCTGAAGCGATTCATTGTCATGTCCAAGATCTCCGACGAAGACGTCGATTACATTTTTACGGACTTGGCCCGTGTTATTATTCGACCCTGGACTCAGAGTGCCACTACAATGAACAGTAAACACGGCGTCAAATTCCTCAGAGATCTGGTTGAGAACGGCGACAAGGTATTTAGCAGCCTTGATACCAAGTTTTTGGCCCAGAGAAATAAGAAGAACCGCCAGCGAAAcgtctcttcttctgaacAGAACAGAAAAGCACTTGCTGAAGCCCGTCAACAAGCCATTGAATCCGCTACCAAGTCTCGAAactcttctcctcgaaGACAACTCGATGATACCTCTTCGCCCGGTATTCCTCTTTCCGTAGCTCTTTCTCCTGCCAGAAAGCGATCCGACTCTACAGGCACTCCCAATGGTGGAACTACAGGTACTCCCCGATCTTCTCGAAGCCATCATCAGCAGACTGTGCGTGGTTCGGTGGATGTGGACACCCCTACTCGTCCTAGAGATCGAGTCGGAAAGACCTCTGCTGTTTCTACACCTGTAGTTCACCAAGGCACCCCCATGGGCCAGAACACCCCCTCTCTGCCTCACCCCACAATTGAAGTGACTGGCACCTCTGATACCGAAGAGAAAGACAAGGAGGGACCCAGTAAACTGACCTCCCCCGGTCGATGGGAACGAGCTTCTAAGCCTTCTGCTACTTCTCTGGACGATGCTGACCTTAGCGAGTCTCCTGCCATTGAACACTCGGCTGCTGGTTCTCTGTATGACACCATTCCCAAGCCCATTGACACTGACATCCCTGAAACCTCCAGAGAAGACAATATCCCTGAGGATTCCAGCCCCCTCGATGATATGATCACAACTTATGAAGCAGAGTCGAGGCCTACTTCTTCTAGAGAAGCTTTTGAGAACAAGACCACTGTTGAGGATAGAGAAGTGATTGAGATTTCCGATGAGGAGTCTAGACCTGCCACCAAGGAAGCCATTCCTAAGCCGGAGTCTGTGGTTCCCCCTGTTCTCGAAGCTTCTCCCGAAATCAAAACTACTGTTGCCGCTGCAGAACGTGAGGATTCTCCTGGTTTCGATTTTCACGATGCCGAGGAGTCCATGGAATACCAATGA
- a CDS encoding uncharacterized protein (Compare to YALI0B15664g, similar to Saccharomyces cerevisiae ABC1 (YGL119W); ancestral locus Anc_6.133, similar to uniprot|P27697 Saccharomyces cerevisiae YGL119w ABC1 ubiquinol--cytochrome-c reductase complex assembly protein singleton) — MRNYELVGLGRSVANISKKAWDIQKQSIHDHLEGSSIVSGLKGCVVSSVCPPAPLSTANGTIPRDPPAQTGPTGLTPGVPNGPLGSGSSSAKMVFDPFNNKRPTINGNSVDPSTKRMYSSSSDKGPSIGEEIIGAEVPKDRIIGEKEIREEMMSSAVPSGRFERLFHYGTLATGLGVGALGEGFRRLTGDNSHAGSLVLTPGNVERLVKSLSQMRGAALKIGQQLSFQDSRVFPPEIQQIFSRVQNSANYMPAEQLHKVLTKELGQGWRNEFFSSFEDKPIAAASIGQVNTAVLRDSYEPVAIKIQYPGVADSIDSDLNNLMILMTASSMLPEGLFLDKTVANARVELKWECDYIREAQNLERFQELLADYPDYVVPKVYHEASTDKVLTMQRLRGQDIVKGPWDQDTKNWIATRIMELCLLEIAKFKFMQTDPNWANFLYNPKTHKLELLDFGASRGYSDQFINDYLNCLRAAVRKDRASCEKYSLELGYLTGLESKAMLNAHIDSMITLGEPFNGENGGGDFNFANQTVTDRVRENIGVMLKERLTPPPEETYGLHRKLSGAFLLCAKLNAEVPCQKLFEDIVGLDDQS; from the exons ATGCGCAATTACGAACTGGTGGGCTTGGGCCGTTCGGTCGCCAACATTTCCAAAAAGGCTTGGGATATCCAGAAGCAATCCATTCATGACCACCTCGAGGGCTCGTCCATTGTGAGCGGTCTCAAGGGTTGTGTAGTGAGCTCAGT atgcCCACCTGCTCCACTTTCGACTGCCAATGGAACCATTCCTAGAGATCCTCCTGCCCAGACAGGACCCACGGGCCTGACTCCTGGTGTGCCCAATGGTCCGTTGGGATCAGGGTCTAGCTCAGCCAAGATGGTCTTTGATcccttcaacaacaagcGACCCACAATCAACGGCAACTCCGTGGATCCTTCCACCAAGCGAATGTATTCGTCGTCCTCCGACAAGGGACCTTCCATTGGCGAAGAGATCATTGGAGCGGAGGTGCCCAAAGATCGGATCATTGGAGAGAAGGAAATCAGAGAAGAAATGATGTCTTCTGCTGTGCCCTCCGGTCGATTCGAGCGACTCTTCCACTACGGCACTTTGGCCACTGGTCTCGGTGTTGGTGCTCTGGGTGAAGGTTTCCGACGTCTCACCGGAGACAACTCTCACGCCGGATCTCTGGTGCTTACCCCCGGCAATGTGGAACGTCTCGTCAAGTCGCTGTCTCAGATGCGAGGAGCTGCCCTCAAGATTGGCCAGCAGCTATCCTTCCAGGACTCTCGAGTCTTCCCGCCTGAGATTCAGCAGATCTTCTCTCGAGTCCAGAACAGTGCCAACTACATGCCCGCCGAGCAGCTCCACAAGGTGCTTACCAAGGAGCTCGGCCAAGGATGGAGAAACGAATTCTTTTCTTCCTTTGAGGACAAGCCCATTGCCGCTGCTTCTATTGGCCAGGTTAACACCGCTGTTCTGCGAGACTCTTACGAGCCCGTCGCCATCAAGATTCAATACCCAGGCGTGGCTGACTCCATTGACTCCGATCTTAACAACCTGATGATTCTCATGACTGCCTCCAGCATGCTGCCCGAGGGTCTATTCCTTGACAAGACTGTTGCTAACGCTCGAGTAGAGCTCAAATGGGAGTGTGACTACATCCGGGAGGCACAGAACCTGGAGCGATTCCAGGAGCTCCTGGCCGACTACCCCGACTACGTTGTTCCCAAGGTCTATCATGAGGCTTCCACCGACAAGGTGCTGACCATGCAGAGACTTCGAGGCCAAGATATCGTAAAGGGTCCCTGGGATCAGGACACGAAGAACTGGATTGCTACCCGAATAATGGAGCTGTGTTTGCTGGAGATTGCGAAGTTCAAATTCATGCAGACCGACCCCAACTGGGCCAACTTCCTGTACAACCCCAAGACCCATAAGTTGGAACTTCTCGACTTCGGTGCCTCTCGAGGCTACTCCGACCAGTTCATTAACGACTACCTCAACTGCTTGCGAGCAGCCGTTCGAAAGGatcgagcttcttgtgAAAAGTACTCTCTTGAACTCGGATACCTTACTGGTCTCGAGTCGAAAGCAATGCTCAATGCCCACATCGACTCCATGATCACTCTTGGTGAGCCTTTTAACGGCGAGAACGGAGGGGGAGACTTCAACTTTGCCAACCAGACTGTCACCGATCGAGTTCGAGAGAACATTGGTGTCATGCTCAAGGAACGACTGACCCCTCCTCCTGAAGAGACTTACGGTCTGCACCGAAAGCTTTCCGGTGCTTTCCTTCTGTGTGCCAAGCTCAATGCCGAGGTTCCTTGCCAGAAACTGTTTGAGGACATtgttggccttgatgaCCAATCTTAG